A genomic stretch from Alloyangia pacifica includes:
- a CDS encoding MOSC domain-containing protein: MPALIPTEFSARITWLGQVPPEGDDIRSRAVESLEIGWGGPEGERHAGRTRPSCSRVTSQHKRGTEIANVRQMCLMSAEELAEIAERVKLDELDPQLAGATLVLEGIPDFSHLPPSSRLQGPDGVTLIIDMQNRPCNLPAREIEAEHEGHGKAFKAAAKGRRGVTAWVERPGRLALGDEMRLHIPDQRVWAHLKAVRKG; the protein is encoded by the coding sequence ATGCCCGCGCTCATCCCCACCGAGTTCTCCGCCCGCATCACCTGGCTGGGGCAGGTCCCGCCGGAGGGAGACGACATCCGTTCGCGGGCGGTCGAGTCGCTGGAGATCGGCTGGGGCGGGCCGGAAGGCGAGCGCCACGCCGGGCGCACGCGGCCGTCCTGCTCGCGAGTGACCTCGCAGCACAAGCGCGGCACCGAGATCGCCAACGTCCGCCAGATGTGCCTGATGTCCGCCGAGGAACTGGCCGAGATCGCCGAGCGTGTGAAGCTGGACGAGCTCGACCCGCAGCTCGCCGGGGCGACGCTGGTGCTCGAGGGGATTCCCGATTTCAGCCACCTGCCACCCTCGTCGCGGCTGCAGGGGCCGGATGGGGTGACGCTGATCATCGACATGCAGAACCGCCCCTGCAACCTGCCCGCCCGCGAGATCGAGGCAGAGCACGAAGGCCACGGCAAGGCCTTCAAGGCCGCGGCCAAGGGCAGGCGCGGCGTCACCGCCTGGGTCGAGCGCCCGGGACGGCTGGCGCTTGGCGACGAGATGCGGCTGCACATCCCCGACCAGCGCGTCTGGGCACACCTCAAGGCCGTCCGCAAGGGCTGA
- the ftsH gene encoding ATP-dependent zinc metalloprotease FtsH — MGNARNIAFWVVLFLLILALFNLFSGGGSTLQSREISYSDFMEAVDSQSVSSVTIDGEQIRYRGNDGQDYVTVKPEDAQVTDTLIDKGVTVRAEAQQQSGFQAFLLSLLPFLLLIGVWIYFMNRMQGGGKGGAMGFGKSKAKLLTEKHGRVTFDDVAGIDEAKEELEEIVEFLRNPQKFSRLGGKIPKGALLVGPPGTGKTLLARAIAGEAGVPFFTISGSDFVEMFVGVGASRVRDMFEQAKKNAPCIVFIDEIDAVGRNRGSGYGGGNDEREQTLNQLLVEMDGFEANEGVIIIAATNRRDVLDPALLRPGRFDRQVMVGNPDIKGREKILGVHARKTPLGPDVDLRIIARGTPGFSGADLANLVNEAALMAARVGRRFVTMEDFENAKDKVMMGAERRSMVLTAEQKEKTAYHEAGHAVVGLMLPQCDPVYKATIIPRGGALGMVVSLPEIDRLNWHKSECEEKLAMTMAGKAAEIIKYGEPNVSNGPAGDIQQASALARAMVLRWGMSDKIGNIDYSEAHEGYQGNTAGLSVSAHTKELIEEEVRTFIQTAYERAYQILTDNNEEWERLAQGLLEYETLTGDEIKRVMKGEPPNASDGDDDDADDTPSLTAIPKTKPKPKPADEGGLEPEPSA, encoded by the coding sequence TTGGGCAACGCACGAAATATCGCCTTCTGGGTCGTTCTTTTCCTGTTGATTCTGGCGCTCTTCAACCTCTTCTCCGGAGGCGGAAGCACGCTGCAGAGCCGGGAAATCAGCTACTCGGACTTCATGGAGGCGGTGGATTCGCAATCCGTCAGCTCCGTCACCATCGACGGCGAGCAGATCCGCTATCGCGGCAATGACGGTCAGGACTACGTGACCGTCAAGCCCGAGGATGCCCAGGTCACCGACACGCTGATCGACAAGGGTGTCACCGTCCGGGCCGAGGCGCAGCAGCAATCCGGCTTCCAGGCCTTCCTGCTCAGCCTTCTGCCCTTCCTGCTGCTGATCGGTGTGTGGATCTATTTCATGAACCGCATGCAGGGCGGCGGAAAGGGCGGGGCCATGGGCTTCGGCAAGTCCAAGGCCAAGCTGCTGACCGAAAAGCACGGCCGCGTCACCTTCGACGACGTGGCGGGCATCGACGAGGCCAAGGAAGAGCTCGAGGAGATCGTGGAATTCCTGCGCAACCCGCAGAAGTTCTCGCGCCTCGGCGGCAAGATCCCCAAGGGGGCGCTGCTGGTGGGCCCTCCGGGCACCGGTAAGACGCTGCTGGCACGCGCCATCGCGGGCGAGGCGGGCGTGCCCTTCTTCACAATCTCGGGCTCGGACTTCGTCGAGATGTTCGTCGGTGTCGGTGCGTCCCGCGTGCGCGACATGTTCGAGCAGGCCAAGAAGAACGCGCCCTGCATCGTCTTCATCGACGAGATCGATGCGGTCGGCCGCAACCGTGGCTCGGGCTATGGCGGCGGCAACGACGAGCGCGAGCAGACCCTCAACCAGCTGCTGGTCGAGATGGACGGTTTCGAGGCGAACGAGGGCGTGATCATCATCGCCGCCACCAACCGCCGCGACGTGCTCGACCCCGCGCTGCTGCGTCCGGGACGCTTCGACCGTCAGGTCATGGTCGGCAACCCCGACATCAAGGGCCGCGAGAAGATCCTCGGCGTGCACGCCCGCAAGACCCCGCTCGGCCCGGATGTCGACCTGCGCATCATCGCGCGCGGCACCCCCGGATTCTCGGGCGCGGATCTGGCGAACCTCGTGAACGAGGCGGCGCTGATGGCCGCCCGCGTTGGCCGCCGCTTCGTGACCATGGAAGACTTCGAGAACGCCAAGGACAAGGTCATGATGGGCGCCGAGCGCCGATCGATGGTCCTGACCGCCGAGCAGAAGGAAAAGACCGCCTACCACGAGGCCGGTCACGCCGTCGTTGGCTTGATGCTGCCGCAGTGCGATCCGGTCTACAAGGCGACAATCATCCCGCGCGGTGGTGCGCTCGGCATGGTGGTCTCGCTGCCCGAGATCGACCGTCTGAACTGGCACAAGTCGGAATGCGAGGAAAAGCTCGCGATGACCATGGCGGGCAAGGCGGCCGAGATCATCAAGTACGGCGAGCCCAACGTGTCGAACGGCCCGGCGGGCGACATCCAGCAGGCCTCGGCGTTGGCGCGCGCGATGGTGCTGCGCTGGGGCATGTCGGACAAGATCGGCAACATCGACTACTCCGAAGCGCATGAGGGATATCAGGGCAACACCGCGGGCCTGTCGGTCTCGGCGCACACCAAGGAGCTGATCGAGGAAGAGGTCCGTACCTTTATCCAGACCGCCTATGAGCGCGCCTACCAGATCCTCACCGACAACAACGAGGAATGGGAGCGCCTGGCGCAGGGGCTGCTCGAATATGAGACGCTGACCGGCGACGAGATCAAGCGCGTGATGAAGGGCGAGCCGCCGAACGCCTCGGACGGCGACGACGATGACGCCGACGATACGCCGAGCCTGACCGCGATCCCCAAGACCAAGCCCAAGCCCAAGCCCGCCGACGAGGGCGGCCTTGAGCCCGAGCCTTCGGCCTGA